A window of the Acidovorax sp. YS12 genome harbors these coding sequences:
- the tehA gene encoding dicarboxylate transporter/tellurite-resistance protein TehA produces the protein MPAARLPASYFGMILGLAGMGQAWRAAAVLWKVPEQIGEGVLLLATLIWAALLMTYLSQALRHPQAVRAEAGHPVQGSTPALMAIATMLIAMAVLPYSRTAAECLAAVALAGHLFFSLWHTGTVWRGGRSHQDTVPTAYLPTVAGNFTSAALLGALGLASWGWLFLGTGVFSWLALESLMIHRMLGPEPLPAPQRPLVGIQFAPPVVCGMACLMLLPGSHEPWLLMLWGYGLFQLLLGLRMRVWLGEQPFAMSYWSYTFGIAATTICALKLAINGVDSARVLALPIFVCANAFIGYLTIKTAALVVNGRFLR, from the coding sequence ATGCCAGCAGCGCGTCTTCCCGCATCTTATTTCGGCATGATCCTTGGACTTGCGGGCATGGGGCAGGCGTGGCGAGCCGCAGCCGTTCTATGGAAGGTGCCGGAACAAATCGGCGAAGGCGTACTGCTATTGGCCACGCTGATCTGGGCAGCTCTGCTGATGACCTATCTGAGCCAGGCATTGCGGCATCCCCAGGCCGTGCGAGCCGAAGCCGGGCATCCAGTGCAAGGCAGCACGCCCGCCCTCATGGCCATCGCCACCATGCTCATCGCCATGGCGGTGTTGCCGTATTCGCGCACCGCCGCCGAGTGCCTGGCCGCCGTTGCCCTGGCGGGGCACCTGTTTTTTTCGCTGTGGCATACGGGCACGGTGTGGCGCGGCGGGCGCAGCCACCAAGACACGGTACCCACAGCGTATCTGCCGACGGTGGCGGGCAATTTCACCAGTGCTGCCCTGCTGGGCGCACTCGGGCTGGCGTCGTGGGGATGGCTCTTCCTCGGGACGGGAGTGTTCTCGTGGCTTGCGCTCGAATCGCTCATGATCCATCGCATGCTCGGCCCCGAACCCCTGCCTGCGCCGCAGCGTCCGCTGGTTGGCATTCAGTTCGCTCCGCCCGTGGTGTGCGGTATGGCCTGCCTGATGCTGTTGCCGGGCTCCCACGAACCCTGGCTGTTGATGCTATGGGGCTACGGGCTGTTCCAGCTGTTGCTGGGTCTGCGGATGCGGGTCTGGCTGGGCGAGCAGCCGTTCGCGATGTCCTACTGGTCGTATACCTTTGGTATCGCGGCCACCACGATCTGTGCACTGAAGCTCGCCATCAACGGGGTCGACTCAGCGCGTGTCCTGGCTCTCCCCATTTTCGTGTGCGCCAACGCCTTCATCGGCTACCTCACGATCAAGACGGCCGCACTCGTCGTGAACGGGCGATTTCTGCGCTGA